A region of Helicoverpa zea isolate HzStark_Cry1AcR chromosome 16, ilHelZeax1.1, whole genome shotgun sequence DNA encodes the following proteins:
- the LOC124637356 gene encoding B-cell receptor-associated protein 31 — translation MSLQWTIIATFLYAEIAIVLLLTLPIASPSKWQRFFKSKFLAYISGQASIYFLILIGVLVLCLLDAIREMQKYSNIESTDHQHLDAEMQGNMRLFRAQRNFYISGFALFLLVVIRRLVQLISELATLLAQSEANFRQAQSATVTARTLLDQAGAGDEKAKKEVEDLRSQITLLEKELNKEKKDKEAVKSQAESLNKEYDRLAEEHSKLQKKLTVASGGDSKKDE, via the coding sequence ATGAGTTTACAGTGGACAATTATCGCGACGTTCCTATACGCCGAAATAGCCATCGTGCTCCTCTTGACATTGCCGATCGCAAGTCCATCAAAATGGCAGAGGTTTTTCAAGTCAAAATTCCTCGCTTATATAAGTGGTCAAGCATCTATTTACTTCTTAATTCTGATCGGCGTGCTAGTGCTATGCCTCCTCGATGCCATCCGCGAAATGCAGAAGTACTCCAACATCGAGTCCACCGATCACCAGCACTTGGACGCGGAGATGCAAGGTAACATGAGGCTGTTCCGTGCCCAGAGGAACTTTTACATCTCTGGTTTCGCGCTATTCTTGCTGGTTGTAATTCGCCGGTTGGTGCAGCTGATCTCGGAATTAGCCACTCTATTGGCGCAGTCTGAGGCTAACTTCCGTCAAGCGCAGAGCGCTACAGTCACCGCTAGGACGCTGCTTGACCAGGCCGGCGCTGGCGACGAGAAGGCCAAGAAAGAAGTAGAGGACCTTAGGAGCCAAATCACATTGCTCGAAAAGGAATTGAATAAGGAGAAGAAGGACAAAGAGGCTGTGAAATCACAGGCTGAGAGCCTCAACAAGGAGTATGACAGACTTGCTGAGGAGCACAGCAAACTGCAGAAGAAGCTGACAGTGGCCAGCGGCGGTGACTCTAAGAAGGATGAATAG
- the LOC124637355 gene encoding dynactin subunit 2, protein MADPKYENLPGIAYDQPDVYETGDLPEADQPDPAEEEENECIEQLHLSVKDSFNKFKGRFLTGAVDFSDRLSRKSRIGYRAGEWELAAEGEPETPLERYNRLRCEFSELLEQVTEQQNKATESEKEEYTKLAVQINSTKKLLEELKLEEGEQIDPKAEKLKEYLSSTNKKKQGEMMTAHLKLKPEVNLAYTTRIAQLEHRLHKLEQAAGVRDEEAFRRLQAATGQATLCGAAASLAAQATLLRPGELAAAEARVTSLLTNVEALKTAVKPADPDLDAKVNELYKLLKQIDGISHSEILERMEALEALHNQASNFGKSLTELETLQTTIASGVQNNKELLQGVQEVFAHNVESVHKEIKKLDERIAKLAAA, encoded by the exons ATGGCTGATCCTAAATATGAGAACCTTCCTGGCATA GCGTATGATCAGCCTGATGTGTATGAGACCGGGGATCTGCCCGAGGCTGACCAGCCCGACCCCGCGGAGGAGGAGGAGAACGAATGCATTGAACAGTTACATTTATCCGTAAAGGATTCCTTCAACAAGTTCAAAGGCAGATTTTTAACTGGTGCTGTCGACTTTTCTGATAGACTTAGCAGAAAATCTAGGATTGGGTACAG GGCTGGTGAATGGGAACTGGCGGCTGAGGGTGAACCAGAGACTCCCCTGGAGCGCTACAACAGGCTCCGCTGTGAGTTCTCAGAGTTGCTTGAGCAAGTAACAGAGCAGCAAAACAAAGCTACTGAGAGTGAAAAG gAAGAATACACAAAACTGGCAGTTCAAATCAACTCTACTAAGAAACTACTGGAAGAATTGAAATTGGAAGAGGGAGAACAAATTGACCCTAAGGCTGAGAAACTTAA GGAGTACCTATCAAGCACCAATAAGAAGAAGCAAGGAGAAATGATGACAGCTCACTTGAAGCTCAAGCCGGAAGTCAACCTGGCGTACACCACGAGGATAGCTCAGCTTGAACACAG GTTACACAAATTGGAGCAGGCAGCAGGAGTGAGAGATGAGGAAGCCTTCAGAAGATTACAGGCAGCTACTGGACAG GCGACGCTCTGCGGTGCCGCGGCTTCGTTGGCAGCTCAAGCAACATTGTTACGGCCCGGCGAACTGGCGGCTGCCGAAGCCAGGGTCACTTCGTTATTGACTAATGTGGAAGCCCTGAAAACCGCGGTCAAACCTGCTGACCCTGATTTAGATGCTAAG GTGAACGAGTTGTACAAATTGCTGAAACAAATAGATGGTATATCACATTCCGAGATATTGGAGCGCATGGAAGCCCTGGAGGCCTTACATAATCAGG CGAGCAACTTCGGCAAATCGCTAACAGAGTTAGAAACCCTTCAGACGACGATAGCTAGCGGTGTTCAAAACAACAAGGAGCTCCTACAGGGTGTTCAAGAAGTGTTCGCACACAACGTCGAAAGTGTTCACAAGGAAATCAAGAAATTAGACGAAAGGATCGCCAAGCTGGCCGCAGCGTGA
- the LOC124637722 gene encoding 60S ribosomal protein L27, with protein MGKIMKPGKVVLVLSGRYAGRKAIVVKNYDEGTSDKPYGHAFVAGIDRYPRKVHKRMGKNKIHKRSKVKPFVKVVNYNHLMPTRYSVDFSFEKFSAKDLKDPAKRKKLRFNTRVRFEERYKSGKNKWFFQKLRF; from the exons ATGGGTAAGATTATGAAGCCAGGTAAAGTGGTGCTGGTCCTCAGTGGCCGGTACGCGGGCCGCAAGGCGATCGTAGTCAAAAACTACGACGAAGGTACCTCAGACAAGCCCTACGGACACGCTTTCGTCGCCGGCATCGACAGGTATCCCCGCAAAGTGCACAAGAGGATGGGCAAAAACAAAATCCACAAGCGCTCCAAAGTCAAGCCTTTTGTCAAG GTGGTGAACTACAACCACTTGATGCCCACCCGCTACTCCGTAGACTTCAGCTTTGAGAAGTTCAGCGCCAAGGACCTGAAAGATCCCGCCAAGCGCAAGAAGCTCCGCTTCAACACAAGAGTGCGCTTCGAGGAGAGATACAAGAGCGGAAAGAACAAGTGGTTCTTCCAGAAGCTTAGGTTctaa